The following proteins are encoded in a genomic region of Pseudomonas sp. Os17:
- a CDS encoding AEC family transporter, whose protein sequence is MDKVFTVVVPLFAMIFAGYWIVRLEVIGKETVKGLVGVVFWLFLPCFIFIKTLGTRDHGELDWALLGAYYLACLVTFMIAAVGGRLIWGGNARVAGLRGLSSISGVVGYMGLPLMVMAFGDEAALPTLMITMADNLVILAGGALIMELTEPREARDKPDLGRVLLTTGKSIISNPLILAVALAALCIALQWRLPGPLQIFATQMTNATGPLALVALGAAFAVHRQQNLIKGDSLALALLKVVVLPVLVFVSARYVFGLGDFLVKIAVIMAALPVAVNVFILASRYKTYEIEVSSSMLLSAVMGIGVISGLLVVLD, encoded by the coding sequence ATGGATAAGGTCTTTACGGTGGTGGTGCCGCTGTTTGCGATGATTTTTGCCGGCTACTGGATAGTGCGGCTGGAGGTGATCGGCAAGGAAACGGTCAAGGGCCTGGTGGGGGTGGTGTTCTGGTTGTTCCTGCCGTGCTTCATCTTTATCAAGACCCTCGGCACCCGGGACCATGGCGAGCTGGATTGGGCCTTGCTCGGCGCCTATTACCTGGCCTGCCTGGTGACCTTCATGATCGCCGCCGTGGGCGGGCGGCTGATCTGGGGCGGCAACGCGCGGGTGGCCGGCCTGCGCGGGCTGTCGTCCATATCCGGGGTGGTGGGGTATATGGGGTTGCCCTTGATGGTCATGGCGTTTGGCGATGAAGCGGCGCTGCCCACGCTGATGATCACCATGGCCGACAACCTGGTGATCCTGGCGGGGGGCGCCCTGATCATGGAACTCACCGAGCCGCGCGAGGCCCGGGACAAGCCGGATCTGGGCCGTGTGTTGCTGACCACCGGCAAGTCGATCATCAGCAACCCGCTGATTCTGGCGGTGGCCCTGGCGGCGCTGTGCATTGCCTTGCAGTGGCGCTTGCCCGGTCCGCTGCAGATCTTCGCCACGCAGATGACCAACGCCACCGGCCCCCTGGCGCTGGTGGCCCTGGGTGCTGCCTTTGCCGTGCACCGCCAGCAGAACCTGATCAAGGGCGACTCCCTGGCCCTGGCGCTGTTGAAGGTGGTGGTACTGCCGGTGCTGGTGTTCGTGTCCGCCCGCTATGTGTTCGGCCTCGGCGATTTCCTGGTCAAGATCGCGGTGATCATGGCGGCGCTGCCAGTGGCGGTGAACGTCTTTATCCTGGCCTCGCGCTACAAGACCTACGAGATCGAGGTGTCCAGCAGCATGCTGCTCTCGGCGGTGATGGGCATCGGGGTGATCTCGGGGTTGCTGGTCGTGCTGGATTGA
- a CDS encoding HNH endonuclease, whose amino-acid sequence MFQLLKRSSEHMVNFVPPVPGSNLNNDDLTQLFQCSPQGGMRRSNRTNTLVIVSNHVASIYDDRWVNDVLHYTGMGQQGDQSLAFNQNRTLNESCANGVSVHLFEVFTAKTYTYIGEVVLADEPYRERQPDAEGQERFVWVFPLRPKSGALPAIPDSTLQQLSQVKEKQARKLSDAEVEALARRQGRASVGKRSAKVTQHQRSAWVAEHAKRRSKGRCDLCQEAAPFNKKDGSPFLETHHIVWLVKGGADTVENTAALCPNCHRRMHVLDDDADRQILTARLNGL is encoded by the coding sequence ATGTTTCAATTGCTGAAGAGATCATCCGAACATATGGTTAATTTTGTTCCTCCAGTCCCAGGCTCTAATCTCAATAACGACGATCTGACGCAGTTGTTTCAATGCAGTCCGCAAGGTGGGATGCGCCGCTCAAATCGCACTAACACCCTCGTCATCGTTTCGAACCATGTGGCGTCCATTTATGACGATCGCTGGGTTAATGATGTGCTGCACTACACCGGTATGGGGCAGCAGGGTGATCAGTCGCTGGCATTTAACCAAAACAGAACGCTGAACGAGTCTTGTGCCAACGGCGTATCCGTGCATCTGTTCGAAGTATTCACTGCTAAAACCTATACCTACATCGGTGAGGTAGTGCTGGCTGATGAGCCGTATCGGGAGAGGCAGCCTGACGCTGAGGGGCAGGAGCGCTTTGTGTGGGTATTCCCGCTACGCCCTAAGTCAGGTGCTTTGCCGGCCATACCAGATTCCACGCTGCAACAGCTAAGCCAGGTGAAAGAGAAGCAAGCACGTAAATTGAGTGATGCGGAGGTAGAGGCGCTCGCTCGGCGCCAGGGGCGGGCAAGTGTTGGAAAGCGCAGTGCCAAAGTTACCCAGCATCAGCGTTCGGCCTGGGTAGCGGAGCATGCCAAGCGCAGATCCAAGGGGCGGTGTGACTTGTGCCAAGAAGCTGCACCGTTCAACAAGAAGGACGGAAGCCCCTTTCTCGAGACGCATCACATTGTGTGGCTTGTAAAAGGTGGTGCCGATACGGTGGAAAACACGGCTGCGCTTTGTCCCAACTGCCACCGCAGAATGCATGTGCTGGATGATGATGCAGACAGGCAAATATTGACCGCACGGTTGAACGGTCTTTAA
- a CDS encoding (deoxy)nucleoside triphosphate pyrophosphohydrolase gives MKAPVAAAVVHRDGKILITRRAPGQKLAGMWEFPGGKLEHGETAQDCITRELREELGVESVAGEILTSSIYTYPGGTIELIAVSVVLQSTQFVLQVHDLIEWVRPHELLQYDLAPADVSIAEEIIRTYG, from the coding sequence ATGAAAGCACCAGTAGCTGCCGCGGTCGTACATCGCGACGGGAAAATTCTTATCACGCGCAGAGCTCCAGGCCAGAAGCTGGCGGGCATGTGGGAGTTTCCGGGCGGTAAGCTTGAACATGGCGAAACAGCGCAGGACTGCATCACCCGTGAACTACGTGAAGAGTTGGGTGTTGAGTCCGTCGCCGGAGAGATTCTCACTTCTTCGATTTACACCTATCCCGGCGGCACGATCGAACTGATCGCCGTCAGCGTCGTTTTGCAATCCACCCAATTCGTCCTGCAGGTACATGACCTGATCGAGTGGGTGCGACCTCACGAGTTACTGCAATACGACCTTGCTCCTGCTGATGTTTCAATTGCTGAAGAGATCATCCGAACATATGGTTAA
- a CDS encoding MalY/PatB family protein, which translates to MSFDFDTLHPRHGTGSTKWSRYPEDVLPMWVADMDFAVADGILQALRQRLEHPLLGYSVARDELRDAVVADLWDKYAWRVQPDELIFLPGVEPGFNMALHAFVKPGQSVVLQTPNYRPLRLAPDNWGLDKVEVPFLLTEQGTYATPMDALRQALQGAGAMLLSNPHNPLGKVFPRDELQAVANACLDQGALIISDEIHAELCFDGRRHIPTASLSPEIARRTITLMSASKAYNIAGMKTCFAIVQDPATRLAFNNARAGMVDSVSPLGLEATLAALTHGGPWLQALLGYLQANRDYLLHAVQTRLPGIRMHAPQGTYLAWLDCSALGLADPYAFFLKEAKVGLSAGLEFGDDCGQFVRLNFGCPRAMLEEGIQRLQDSLQRR; encoded by the coding sequence ATGAGCTTCGATTTCGATACCCTGCACCCCCGCCATGGCACCGGCAGCACCAAATGGAGCCGCTACCCCGAAGATGTCCTGCCGATGTGGGTGGCCGACATGGACTTCGCCGTGGCCGACGGCATCCTCCAGGCCCTGCGCCAGCGCCTGGAGCACCCGCTGCTGGGCTACAGCGTGGCCCGCGACGAATTGCGCGACGCGGTGGTCGCCGACCTCTGGGACAAGTACGCCTGGCGCGTGCAGCCCGACGAACTGATCTTCCTCCCCGGGGTCGAGCCCGGCTTCAACATGGCCCTGCATGCCTTCGTCAAGCCCGGGCAATCGGTGGTACTGCAGACTCCCAACTATCGCCCGCTGCGCCTGGCCCCGGACAACTGGGGCCTGGACAAGGTCGAAGTGCCGTTCCTGCTCACCGAGCAAGGCACCTATGCCACCCCCATGGATGCACTGCGCCAGGCCCTGCAAGGCGCCGGGGCGATGCTCCTGAGCAACCCGCACAACCCGCTGGGCAAGGTTTTCCCCCGGGACGAACTGCAAGCGGTGGCCAACGCCTGCCTGGATCAGGGCGCACTGATCATCTCCGACGAGATCCATGCCGAACTGTGCTTCGACGGCCGCCGGCACATTCCCACCGCGTCCCTGAGCCCGGAGATCGCCCGCCGCACCATCACCCTGATGTCGGCCAGCAAGGCCTACAACATCGCCGGGATGAAGACCTGCTTCGCTATCGTCCAGGACCCGGCCACCCGCCTGGCCTTCAACAACGCCCGCGCCGGCATGGTGGACAGCGTCAGCCCCCTGGGCCTGGAGGCGACCCTGGCCGCCCTGACCCACGGCGGCCCCTGGCTGCAGGCGCTGCTCGGCTACCTGCAAGCCAACCGCGACTACCTGCTGCACGCGGTGCAGACCCGCCTGCCGGGCATCCGCATGCACGCGCCCCAGGGCACGTATCTGGCCTGGCTCGATTGCAGCGCCCTGGGCCTTGCCGATCCCTACGCCTTCTTCCTCAAGGAGGCCAAGGTCGGCCTCAGCGCCGGGCTGGAGTTCGGCGACGACTGCGGGCAATTCGTGCGCCTGAACTTCGGCTGCCCGCGGGCCATGCTCGAAGAAGGCATCCAGCGCCTGCAGGACAGCCTGCAACGGCGCTGA
- a CDS encoding aromatic ring-hydroxylating oxygenase subunit alpha has product MYPKNAWYVACTPDELQGKPLGRQICGERMVFYRAHEGRVAALEDFCPHRGAPLSLGYVESGNLVCGYHGLVMGCDGKTVDMPGQRVRGFPCNKTFAAVERYGFIWVWPGDQSLADPALIHHLEWADNEQWAYGGGLFHIQCDYRLMIDNLMDLTHETYVHASSIGQKEIDEAPPQTTVDGDQVVTARHMHNVMPPPFWRMALRGNQLADDVPVDRWQICRFSPPSHVLIEVGVAHAGHGGYDAPAAFKASSIVVDFITPESDTSIWYFWGMARNFNPQDQALTASIREGQGKIFSEDLEMLERQQQNLLAQPQRSLLKLNIDAGGVQSRRVLERLIAQEREPREALIAASR; this is encoded by the coding sequence ATGTACCCCAAGAATGCTTGGTACGTTGCCTGCACCCCCGATGAATTGCAGGGCAAGCCCCTGGGCCGGCAGATCTGCGGCGAACGAATGGTGTTCTACCGCGCCCACGAAGGCCGGGTAGCCGCCCTCGAGGATTTCTGCCCCCATCGCGGCGCCCCGCTGTCGCTGGGCTATGTCGAGAGCGGCAACCTGGTGTGCGGCTACCACGGCCTGGTGATGGGCTGCGACGGCAAGACCGTGGACATGCCCGGCCAGCGGGTACGCGGCTTCCCCTGCAACAAGACCTTCGCCGCGGTCGAGCGCTACGGCTTCATCTGGGTCTGGCCCGGCGACCAGAGCCTGGCCGATCCGGCACTGATCCATCACCTGGAATGGGCCGACAACGAACAGTGGGCCTATGGCGGCGGGTTGTTCCACATCCAGTGCGACTACCGGCTGATGATCGACAACCTGATGGACCTGACCCACGAAACCTACGTCCACGCCTCCAGCATCGGCCAGAAGGAGATCGACGAGGCGCCGCCACAGACCACGGTGGACGGCGATCAGGTGGTCACCGCCCGCCATATGCACAACGTCATGCCGCCGCCGTTCTGGCGCATGGCCCTGCGCGGCAACCAGCTGGCCGACGACGTGCCGGTGGACCGCTGGCAGATCTGCCGCTTCAGCCCGCCCAGCCATGTGCTGATCGAAGTCGGCGTGGCCCACGCCGGCCACGGCGGCTACGACGCCCCGGCGGCATTCAAGGCATCGAGCATCGTGGTGGATTTCATCACCCCCGAAAGCGACACCTCGATCTGGTACTTCTGGGGCATGGCGCGCAACTTCAACCCCCAGGACCAGGCCCTCACCGCCAGCATCCGCGAAGGCCAGGGCAAGATCTTCAGCGAAGACCTGGAGATGCTCGAACGCCAGCAGCAGAACCTGCTCGCCCAGCCCCAGCGCAGCCTGCTCAAGCTGAACATCGACGCCGGCGGCGTGCAGTCGCGACGGGTACTGGAACGCCTGATCGCCCAGGAGCGCGAGCCCCGGGAAGCACTGATCGCGGCAAGCCGTTAA
- a CDS encoding extracellular solute-binding protein, translated as MRIAFPAVFGVVLAVAAVGGQAQESADKTLRLYNWSDYIGEHTLAGFEKASGIRVIYDTFDSYETVQGKLLPGRSGYDLVVLNAALVPPLIKARVFQPLNKQLLPSWHNLDPLVLKSLENYDAGVQYSAPYTWGSNGVTYNVDKIRERMPDAPIGSLAMLFDPKVVSRFADCGVTLQDSPTDILPLVLAWLGRNPNSAEPADLKAAQDALMAVRPYIRKFDSTSYLNGLANGELCLSATWSGDYATAQARANEAGAPVKLNYFIPREGSLIWFDDFYIPADAPNAANAHAFIEYLLQPQVMAEVSDYIRYANANLKATPLLSAEVRDNPAIYPDAQTRERLFTQTIQSPASTRLITRTWNMVKIGK; from the coding sequence ATGCGCATAGCATTCCCTGCGGTATTTGGCGTGGTTCTGGCGGTGGCGGCAGTCGGGGGGCAGGCCCAGGAGTCCGCGGACAAGACCTTGCGCCTGTACAACTGGTCGGACTACATCGGTGAGCACACCCTCGCCGGCTTCGAGAAGGCCAGCGGGATCAGGGTGATCTACGACACCTTCGACTCCTACGAGACCGTGCAGGGCAAGCTGCTTCCGGGGCGCTCCGGCTATGACCTGGTGGTGCTCAACGCCGCGCTGGTGCCGCCCTTGATCAAGGCGCGGGTGTTCCAGCCGTTGAACAAGCAGTTGCTACCCAGCTGGCACAATCTCGACCCTCTGGTACTCAAGAGCCTGGAGAACTACGACGCGGGCGTGCAGTATTCGGCGCCCTACACCTGGGGCAGCAATGGCGTGACCTACAACGTCGACAAGATCCGCGAGCGGATGCCGGATGCACCCATCGGTTCCCTGGCGATGCTGTTCGACCCCAAGGTGGTGTCGCGCTTCGCCGACTGCGGAGTGACTCTGCAGGACTCGCCCACCGATATCCTGCCGCTGGTCCTGGCCTGGCTGGGGCGCAATCCCAACAGCGCCGAGCCCGCCGATCTCAAGGCCGCGCAGGACGCCTTGATGGCCGTGCGCCCCTACATCCGCAAGTTCGACTCCACCAGCTACCTCAACGGCCTGGCCAATGGCGAGCTGTGCCTGAGTGCCACCTGGTCCGGCGACTACGCCACGGCCCAGGCCCGCGCCAATGAAGCCGGAGCACCGGTCAAGCTTAACTACTTCATTCCCAGGGAAGGTTCGCTGATCTGGTTCGACGACTTCTACATCCCCGCCGACGCCCCGAATGCGGCCAATGCCCACGCCTTTATCGAGTACCTGTTGCAGCCCCAGGTCATGGCCGAGGTCAGCGACTACATCCGCTATGCCAATGCCAACCTCAAGGCCACACCGCTGCTCAGCGCCGAAGTGCGCGACAACCCGGCGATCTACCCCGATGCCCAGACCCGCGAGCGCCTGTTTACCCAGACCATCCAGTCACCCGCCAGTACCCGCCTGATCACTCGCACCTGGAACATGGTGAAGATCGGCAAGTGA
- a CDS encoding pyruvate carboxyltransferase, translating to MKLENGIRYRDFSVPYLVDETLREGIERTAFPITLDAKLSILKSMVEAGLRDFVVGCGPEEPLVWDRLHRARQAGELPADTQATFIVLLNCWETALAYFKARAHRREWIADTVFSFGMITYRQSDREFERAIRAFRDLGAVKFKASVLNNFRNGVCEQRYAEICRQIDWAVNLGVDIIRINDSVGSLQPHVTRWLCSKLVADYPRLVFCLHAHNDNGLALANTMQAIQCGFQMVEGALAGFGNRSGIAPLEQVVKLCRDNNIQLGAQPLDLDKLIGAARYCEEKLLQLPGVYRPVSGKFETLSNYGVLNIPDFLETQDEKAYFVNYVGLHPQTIRQALADYSSLSTQVAEIADEELWPIVESLKEEMRASMPDIEVRYQHAMAGVMEFYRSCTYSPMHLARYAERQLLQEQPAHG from the coding sequence ATGAAACTTGAAAATGGAATTCGCTACCGTGATTTTTCCGTCCCCTATCTGGTGGATGAAACACTTCGGGAGGGGATTGAACGCACAGCCTTTCCCATCACGCTGGACGCCAAGTTATCCATCCTCAAGTCCATGGTCGAGGCCGGACTGCGGGATTTCGTGGTGGGTTGCGGACCGGAGGAACCGCTGGTCTGGGACCGTCTGCATCGGGCACGGCAAGCCGGCGAATTGCCGGCCGATACCCAGGCCACGTTCATCGTCCTGTTGAACTGCTGGGAAACCGCCTTGGCTTATTTCAAGGCCCGGGCCCATCGACGTGAATGGATTGCCGACACCGTCTTCAGCTTCGGCATGATCACCTACCGGCAGAGCGACCGGGAGTTCGAGCGCGCAATCCGGGCGTTTCGCGACCTCGGCGCCGTCAAGTTCAAGGCCAGCGTGCTCAACAACTTCCGTAATGGAGTGTGCGAGCAGCGTTATGCCGAGATCTGCCGGCAGATCGACTGGGCCGTCAACCTGGGCGTGGACATCATCCGCATCAACGACTCCGTGGGTTCGCTGCAACCCCATGTGACCCGCTGGCTGTGCTCCAAGCTGGTGGCGGATTACCCCCGCCTGGTGTTCTGCCTGCATGCCCATAACGACAACGGGCTGGCCCTGGCCAATACCATGCAGGCGATTCAATGCGGTTTTCAGATGGTTGAAGGGGCCCTGGCCGGATTTGGCAACCGCTCCGGAATTGCACCGCTGGAGCAAGTTGTGAAGTTGTGTCGGGACAACAATATACAGTTGGGCGCGCAGCCGCTGGATCTAGACAAGTTGATCGGTGCCGCCCGTTACTGTGAGGAAAAGTTGTTGCAGTTGCCCGGTGTCTATCGTCCGGTCAGTGGCAAGTTTGAAACACTTTCCAATTATGGCGTCTTGAATATTCCGGACTTTCTGGAAACTCAGGATGAGAAGGCTTACTTCGTCAATTATGTGGGCTTGCATCCGCAGACCATCCGTCAGGCCCTGGCCGATTATTCATCGCTGAGCACCCAGGTGGCCGAGATTGCCGATGAGGAGCTGTGGCCAATCGTCGAGAGTCTGAAGGAGGAAATGCGGGCCTCGATGCCGGACATCGAGGTCCGTTATCAGCACGCGATGGCCGGGGTGATGGAGTTCTATCGCTCCTGCACCTACAGCCCGATGCACCTGGCCCGTTATGCCGAGCGCCAGCTTCTTCAGGAGCAACCGGCCCATGGATAA
- a CDS encoding aminotransferase has translation MAIQSATFFQQFDEPKLVAADKAHYMHGFHMFDEHREQGSLNIAAGEGTYIYDTAGRRYLDAVGGMWCTNIGLGREEMAEAIADQVRQLAYSNPFCDMANVSAIQLCEKLASLAPGDLNHVFLTTGGSTAVDTAYRLVQFYQNSRGKHEKKHVISRINAYHGSTFLTMSIGNKAADRAPEFDFMSDLFHHISCPNYYRAPAGMSEADFLDFLVAEFEDKILTIGPDKVAAFFAEPIMGSGGVIIPPEGYHRRMWEICQRYDLLYVADEVVTSFGRLGTFFASQEVFGMQPDIITTAKGLTSGYLPLGACLFSERIWQVIGEPGKGRCFTHGFTYSGHPVSCVAALKNIEIIERENLLAHVEDVGRYMEQRLQTLAELPLVGNVRCMRLMACVEFVADKQSKALLPEALNIAERIHLRAQAKGLLVRPIGHLNVMSPPLIINRQQIDQIVDTLRECILEAAAELRRDGQYLG, from the coding sequence ATGGCTATCCAATCCGCAACCTTCTTCCAGCAGTTCGACGAGCCAAAGCTGGTGGCCGCCGACAAGGCGCATTACATGCACGGTTTCCACATGTTCGACGAACACCGCGAGCAGGGTTCGCTGAACATCGCCGCCGGTGAAGGCACCTACATCTATGACACCGCCGGCCGGCGCTACCTGGATGCGGTCGGTGGCATGTGGTGCACCAACATCGGCCTGGGACGCGAGGAAATGGCCGAGGCCATCGCCGATCAGGTGCGGCAACTGGCCTACTCCAATCCGTTCTGCGACATGGCCAACGTCAGCGCCATCCAGCTCTGTGAAAAACTCGCCAGCCTGGCGCCGGGCGACCTGAATCACGTGTTCCTCACCACCGGAGGCTCCACCGCGGTGGATACGGCCTACCGCCTGGTGCAGTTCTATCAGAACAGTCGCGGCAAGCACGAGAAAAAGCATGTGATCTCACGGATCAATGCCTACCACGGCTCCACCTTCCTCACCATGTCCATCGGTAACAAGGCCGCCGACCGCGCTCCCGAATTCGACTTCATGAGTGATCTGTTCCACCACATCTCCTGCCCCAACTACTACCGCGCCCCGGCCGGGATGAGCGAGGCGGATTTCCTCGATTTCCTGGTGGCCGAGTTCGAGGACAAGATCCTCACCATCGGCCCGGACAAGGTGGCAGCGTTCTTCGCCGAACCCATCATGGGCTCCGGCGGAGTGATCATTCCGCCCGAGGGTTATCACCGGCGCATGTGGGAAATCTGCCAGCGCTACGACCTGCTGTATGTGGCTGACGAAGTGGTGACCTCATTCGGACGTCTGGGCACCTTCTTCGCCTCGCAGGAGGTGTTCGGCATGCAGCCGGACATCATCACCACCGCCAAGGGCCTGACGTCGGGCTACCTGCCCCTGGGGGCCTGCCTGTTTTCCGAGCGCATCTGGCAGGTGATCGGCGAGCCGGGCAAGGGGCGCTGCTTCACCCACGGCTTCACCTACAGCGGGCACCCGGTGAGCTGCGTCGCAGCGCTGAAGAACATCGAGATCATCGAGCGGGAGAACCTGCTGGCCCATGTCGAGGATGTCGGGCGCTATATGGAGCAGCGCCTGCAGACCCTGGCCGAATTGCCCCTGGTGGGCAATGTGCGTTGCATGCGGCTGATGGCCTGTGTCGAATTCGTTGCGGACAAGCAGAGCAAGGCGCTGCTGCCGGAAGCCCTGAACATCGCCGAGCGCATCCACCTGCGGGCCCAGGCCAAGGGCTTGCTGGTGCGCCCGATCGGCCACCTCAACGTCATGTCGCCGCCGCTGATCATCAACCGCCAGCAGATCGACCAGATCGTCGACACCCTGCGCGAGTGCATTCTGGAGGCCGCCGCCGAGCTGCGTCGCGACGGTCAGTACCTGGGGTGA
- a CDS encoding ABC transporter substrate-binding protein, whose translation MSNTLRCGVALSWLVLCAGASAQAQNLTVISFGGATKQAQEKAYFQPFNQSGAGRVVAGEYNGELSKIKAMVDVGKTSWDVVEVESPELLRGCDEGLFESLDLSRFGDPAQFVPGTLSECGVATYVWSMVMAFAPQKLAKAPGSWADFWNLKDFPGKRGLRKSAKYTLEIALLADGVAPEQLYQVLGTAQGVTRAFAKLDQIKPFIQWWEAGAQPPQWLVAGDVVMSAAYNGRIAMAQKEGMQLSILWPQSLYDPEYWAVVKGSPNKALAEDFILFASQPQAQKVFSQNIPYGPVHRQALPLLPETVQQQLPTYEANLKGARAVDAAFWVDHGEELEQRFNAWAAR comes from the coding sequence ATGTCCAACACCTTGCGTTGCGGCGTTGCATTGTCGTGGCTTGTGCTATGTGCCGGGGCTTCGGCCCAGGCGCAGAACCTCACGGTCATTTCCTTTGGCGGGGCCACCAAGCAGGCCCAGGAAAAGGCCTATTTCCAGCCATTCAACCAGAGCGGGGCGGGCCGAGTGGTGGCCGGCGAGTACAACGGTGAACTGTCGAAGATCAAGGCCATGGTCGATGTCGGCAAGACCAGCTGGGACGTGGTCGAAGTGGAAAGCCCGGAACTGTTGCGCGGCTGCGACGAGGGCCTGTTCGAGTCTTTGGACCTGTCGCGTTTTGGTGATCCGGCGCAGTTCGTTCCAGGCACCCTGAGCGAGTGCGGTGTGGCGACCTATGTCTGGTCGATGGTCATGGCCTTTGCCCCGCAGAAATTGGCCAAGGCCCCGGGCTCCTGGGCGGACTTCTGGAACCTCAAGGACTTCCCTGGCAAGCGCGGCTTGCGCAAGAGCGCCAAGTACACCCTGGAGATCGCTCTGCTGGCGGACGGCGTCGCCCCCGAGCAGCTGTACCAGGTGCTCGGTACTGCGCAAGGGGTGACCCGGGCCTTCGCCAAACTGGATCAGATCAAGCCCTTTATCCAGTGGTGGGAAGCCGGGGCCCAGCCGCCCCAATGGCTGGTGGCCGGCGATGTGGTGATGAGCGCGGCCTATAACGGACGCATTGCCATGGCTCAGAAGGAGGGCATGCAGTTGAGCATTCTCTGGCCTCAGAGCCTGTACGACCCGGAGTACTGGGCCGTGGTCAAAGGTTCGCCGAACAAGGCCCTGGCCGAGGATTTCATCCTGTTCGCCAGTCAGCCCCAGGCGCAGAAGGTGTTCTCGCAGAACATTCCCTACGGCCCGGTCCACCGTCAGGCCTTGCCGCTGTTGCCTGAAACGGTGCAGCAGCAATTGCCGACCTATGAAGCCAACCTGAAAGGCGCGCGAGCGGTGGATGCGGCCTTCTGGGTCGACCATGGCGAGGAGTTGGAGCAGCGCTTCAACGCCTGGGCCGCGCGCTGA
- a CDS encoding helix-turn-helix transcriptional regulator — translation MSAPADTSSALPSLQALQTWHAGLAEAFQAVDDDAFLPRLAAALNALTPIESMMISLERKGLPPQLLHEQGIVGEYRDEIINRYFSRGYLLDPFCLAVENGLAEGFYHLSEIAPDDFFSSQYYKTYYLKTGGAEDSYYIVDLDPQSKISLCMFQGLSGARFASAPLALLRAVEPLVRELLRRFGTAGGLQQLLRQAPVDRLPTRAPANLNQQLEAAFMSFGHPLLTVREREIAHLILRGHSVKSTAKVLQISPETVRMHRKNLYTKLAISSQAELFSLFIDWLTQPPAAG, via the coding sequence ATGAGCGCACCTGCCGATACCTCCTCCGCCCTTCCGTCCCTCCAGGCCCTGCAGACCTGGCATGCCGGCCTGGCCGAAGCTTTCCAGGCTGTGGACGACGATGCATTCCTGCCCCGCCTGGCAGCAGCGCTGAACGCCCTGACCCCGATCGAATCCATGATGATCAGCCTGGAGCGCAAAGGCCTGCCACCGCAGTTGCTGCACGAACAAGGCATAGTCGGCGAATACCGCGACGAGATCATCAACCGCTACTTCTCCCGGGGCTACCTGTTGGACCCCTTTTGCCTAGCCGTGGAAAACGGCCTGGCGGAAGGCTTCTACCACCTCTCGGAAATCGCCCCGGACGACTTCTTCAGCAGCCAGTACTACAAGACCTACTACCTCAAGACCGGGGGTGCCGAGGACAGCTACTACATCGTCGACCTCGACCCCCAGAGCAAGATTTCCCTGTGCATGTTCCAGGGCCTGAGCGGCGCACGATTCGCCAGCGCGCCCCTGGCCCTGCTAAGGGCCGTGGAGCCGCTGGTGCGCGAGCTGTTGCGCCGTTTCGGCACTGCCGGCGGCCTGCAGCAACTGCTGCGCCAGGCCCCGGTCGATCGGTTGCCAACCCGGGCACCGGCCAACCTCAACCAGCAGCTCGAAGCCGCCTTCATGAGTTTCGGCCATCCGCTGCTGACGGTCCGCGAGCGGGAGATTGCCCACCTGATCCTGCGCGGCCACTCGGTGAAATCCACCGCCAAGGTGCTGCAGATCTCTCCAGAAACCGTGCGCATGCACCGCAAGAATCTCTACACCAAACTGGCCATCAGCTCCCAGGCCGAGCTGTTTTCGCTGTTTATCGACTGGCTGACCCAGCCCCCCGCCGCCGGCTGA